A region from the Bradyrhizobium erythrophlei genome encodes:
- a CDS encoding SMP-30/gluconolactonase/LRE family protein, with protein sequence MTTPLTFPEHPDKGGSSGFDRRNLIKGAATLAVTAVTVKAASAATVAPFGQLGSPTQSTDPLPLGPLTGSRYPDSHLESAHPKVSFGPAGFPAFAGTMAVERVATGTRWAEGPVYFPAGRYVLFSDIPNNRIMRFSEDDGHLSVFRQPSMNSNGNTIDREGRLITCEHSGRRVTRTELDGSITIIADKYNGKKLNSPNDAVVASDGSIWFTDPVYGIGGYYEGVKAEPEQEKHNVYRVDPKSGDVKVVVDDFVEPNGIALSPDEKKLYVIDTGFTDGPDNPSHIRAFDLDVGSGKVSNSKVFAEMPKPSITDGMRCDTDGNVWCSVGWGDPNEDGVRCYTRDGDLLGKIHIPETVANLCFGGQQRNRLYICGSTSLYAVYTSAQGALKP encoded by the coding sequence ATGACAACCCCACTGACCTTTCCCGAACATCCAGACAAAGGCGGATCCAGCGGTTTCGACCGCCGCAACCTGATCAAGGGCGCGGCGACGTTAGCCGTCACGGCGGTGACCGTGAAAGCGGCCTCTGCGGCGACCGTCGCGCCGTTCGGCCAATTGGGCTCGCCAACCCAGTCGACCGATCCACTGCCCTTGGGACCGCTAACGGGAAGCCGCTATCCGGATTCTCACTTGGAGTCTGCCCACCCCAAGGTTTCGTTCGGACCTGCCGGTTTCCCGGCCTTTGCCGGCACTATGGCGGTTGAGCGCGTCGCGACCGGGACGCGCTGGGCCGAGGGCCCGGTCTACTTCCCGGCTGGCCGCTACGTGCTGTTCAGCGACATTCCCAACAACCGCATCATGCGCTTCTCGGAGGATGACGGTCACCTCAGCGTATTCCGCCAGCCGTCGATGAACTCGAACGGCAACACCATTGATCGGGAAGGACGCCTGATCACGTGCGAACATAGCGGCCGACGGGTCACCCGGACCGAACTGGACGGCTCGATCACCATCATCGCCGACAAGTACAATGGCAAGAAACTGAACTCGCCGAACGACGCGGTTGTCGCTTCCGATGGTTCGATCTGGTTCACCGATCCCGTCTACGGCATCGGCGGCTATTATGAGGGCGTCAAAGCCGAGCCTGAGCAGGAAAAGCATAATGTCTACCGGGTGGATCCGAAATCCGGTGACGTCAAGGTTGTCGTCGATGACTTCGTCGAGCCCAACGGCATTGCGCTGTCGCCTGACGAGAAGAAGCTCTATGTCATCGACACCGGATTCACGGATGGCCCGGACAACCCGTCGCATATCCGCGCGTTCGACCTGGATGTCGGGTCCGGAAAAGTTTCAAACAGCAAAGTCTTCGCGGAAATGCCCAAGCCCAGCATTACCGACGGCATGCGCTGTGACACCGACGGGAATGTTTGGTGCTCCGTGGGTTGGGGCGATCCGAACGAGGACGGCGTGCGCTGCTACACGCGTGACGGCGATCTACTCGGCAAGATCCACATACCGGAAACTGTCGCCAACCTGTGCTTCGGCGGTCAGCAACGAAATAGACTCTACATCTGCGGCTCGACATCGCTCTATGCCGTGTACACGAGTGCGCAAGGCGCCCTGAAGCCGTAA